The region ccgtagtggtcgtgttttctcggcgcagccgaaaccccatgaagatATCGTGAGAAGAATAGTTGATAATTCTGtcggtcctgtggggacttcttctcaaaataatcctgttgtgaagggtgttgaccctgttgttgataaAATTGTTAAAACTCCAGtcctagttggccagtctggcGCTTTGAGAGAGGAcggtgatgagatgttgaggctcatcaagaggagtgaatacaatgttgttgatcagttgctacaaactccatcaaagatatttgtcttatctttattgatgaattctgagccacaccgtgaagctttgcaaagggtgttggacatggcatatgtggaccacgatgtcacaatagaacaatttgatagcattgttgcaaatataaccgcttgcaacaacttgagcttttgtgatgctgatcttcccgaggagggaaaagaccacaatttggccttacacATCTCAATGAACTTTAAGGATGATACCTTGTCCAATGTGTTagtggacacaggatcatcactcaatgtgttgccaaaatccactatggCTAAACTTTCTaaccaggggcctcccatgaggcaaagtggagtggtaattaaggcgtttgatggatcgcggAAAATTGTGATCGGTGAAGTAGAACTAtcgatcaagattggacctagtgatttccagatcactttccaggtcatggatattcatctGTCCTACAGatgtttgcttggcagaccatggattcacgaggcaggcgccgtgacatccaccctacactagaaattgaagtttgtcaaaaacaaaaagttggtggtgatagggggagagaaggctctcttggtcagtcacttatcttccttctcctatattgataatgaggatgaggttgggactccgttccaagccttgtctattgctgagccttcaaggaaaggactttattcatttgtctcctacaacgatgcaaagttggccattgagcatggtgcaactactggtttgggggaaatgatcaaattggaagataataaatcccgagttgggatagggtattcttcaggtgtttccaatgagcgtgggttgttccaaagtggtggtttcatccacactatTGAAGATCAGGAGGCcgctgccattgttgaagatgatggagaggaagaccttggcaactttgtcattccgggaggaatctgcaataattggatcgttgttgatgttccaacagttatccataagtccatgtaatgtgttcattttgtttgaaaacccttctcccgtgccaaaaggagaagtgatgacattgttggcatattggattaatacaatgatattcattcaataatcatatgttaaatgtttgtttttccaaattatttttcctttttgctttttgcatgaaattggtgatcaccataaaaccctaaaaaagagaataaaatcaatcttttcatctgcataatgatttgccttgtttgaattctaaaatctcttttatactcaaaatcattatgcaggttgatcaaacccattgaacataatgatccaacaccatctcccaactttgaattccctgtatttgaagcagaagaagatgatattgaagagattccttatgagattacccgtttgcttgagcacgaggagaaaatcattcagccacatcttgagaatctgtAAACAGTCAACTCGGGGTTAGAAGACTGCGTTCGTGAGATGAAGATTagggcactccttgaagagtctatgaagaaggggttgattgagttgctacgagaatatgtcgacgtctttgcctggtcgtatgaagacatgcctggctggatactgatattgtgcaacatttcttgtcgttgaagcctgagtgtgtgcctataaagcaaaagctcagaagaactcatcctgatatggcagtgaagattaaagaagaagttcataagcaaattgatgtggggtttctagtgacttcaacatatcctcaatgggtggccaatattgtgcctgtgcctaagaaagatggaaaagtccgaatgtgtgtggactatcgagacttgaataaagctagtccgatagatgattttcctctaccacatattaatatgttggtagataatacagctaaattcaatgttttctcatttatggaaggattttccggttataatcagatcaaaatggcacccgaggatatggagaagacaacattcatcacaccttagggaacattctgttatcgagtgatgccattcggtttgaagaacgccggagccacgtatcaacgcgctatgactaccctgtttcatgatatgatgcacaaggagatcgaggtgtatgttgatgatatgatttcgaagtcgaaaacggaagttgaacatgtataacacttgttgaagcttttccagcgtttgaggaaatataaactccgcctgaatccgaacaagtgtacatttggagtccaatccggaaagttattggggtttattgtcagtgaaagaggtattgaagttgaccctgccaaggtcaaagcaatgCAAGAGATGTgtgcgcccaaaactgagaagcaagtccgaggttttcttggccgcttgaattacatttcgagatttatatcccatatgactgccacatgtgcgcctatattcaatCTCCTCCGGAAAcatcagcgtcatgattggaccgaggattgctagaaagcttttcatagtatcaaagagtatttgtctgagcctctgattctgtctccgcctgttgaagggagatcgttgattatgtacttaactgtgcttgatgactccatgggttgggtattgggtcagcaagatgaatcagggaagaaagagtatgtaatatactacttaagtaagaagttcactgattgtgagactcggtattctatgcttgagaagacatgatgtgctttggcttgggctgctaagcgcttatgccagtatatgttgaatcatacgacttggttgatatccaaaatggatccaatcaagtatatctttgagaagccagctttaactaggaggattacccgttggtagatgttgttatctgagtatgatattaagtatcgagctcaaaaagctattaaaggtagtatcttggctgaccatttggcacatcaaccaattgaagattatcagtttgttcagtacgacttccctgatgaggagattatgtatttgaagatgaaagattgcgatgagcctacgctcgatgaagggccagagcctggttcccgatggggtatggtgttcgatggcgctgttaatcaatatggaaatggtattggggcagtgattattactcctcagggcacacattttccttttacaacaaggttaactttcaaatgcacgaataatatggcggagtatgaggcatgtattatgggattggaagagtgtattgatcttaggatcaagcatcttgatgtttatggtgattcggcccttgttgttaatcatattaagggtgaatgggagacgaatcagcctggcctcatcccatacagagattatgcgaggaggatttcaactttctttgctgaggttgacttccatcatattcctcgagatgagaatcggatggcagatgctcttgctacgcttgtttcaatgattgtggtgaaatattggaatgaagttcccaacattaccgtgatgcaattggataaaccagctcatgtatttgtagttgaagaagtaaaagatgataagtcgtggtattatgatatcaagtgctttctccaaagtcaaacttacccgcctggggcatctgttaaagataagaagactttgaggagattatctggcagtttttaccttaatggtgatgtgctttataagaggaattttgacatggttctgctcagatgcgtggatagacacgaagcagacctgttgatgactgaagtccatgagggttcatttggtactcattccaatggatatgccatggcaaagaagatgttgagagcatgctactattggctgacaatggagtctgactgctgcaaatatatgaagaaatgccacaagtgtcagatttatgcggataagattcatattcccccgacacttatGAATGTTATTTCCTCGCCATGGCCTTTCTAcatatggggaattgacatgattggcatgatagagccaaaggcgtcgaagggacaccgttttattctcgtagctattgattacttcaccaagtgggttgaagcggcgtcgtatgcaaatgtgaccaggcaggtggttgtgaagttcatcaagaaccagcttatatgccgatatggtgtgccagacaagatcattactgataatggatctaacttgaacaacaagatgatgaaagagctgtgtagcgagttcaagattgcgcatcataattcttctccctatagacccaagatgaatggggttgttgaagctgctaacaagaacatcaagaagattatttagaagatagttattacgtacaaagattggcatgagatgcttccatttgctttgcatggctatcgtacatctgtccgcacttcaacaggggcaacccctttctctcttgtttatggcatggaggttgtgctctccgtggaggttgagatcccatcaatgagagtcttgatggaagctatGTTGACTGAGGCTGAAGGGGTTCAAAGTCCTTATGACTAATTGAACTTGAttgaaaagaagagattaactgccatgtgccatggtcagttgtatcagcaaaggatgaagaaagcctttgataagaaggtcaagcctcgtgtgttccgagaaggtgacctcgtgccaagagtctttcacgcccgattccaggggcaagtggactccaaactatgaaggttcatatgttgttaagagagccttttcaggcggtgctttgatacttacaactataaatggggaggatttcactcgtcctgtgaattcggatgcagttaagaaatatttcacctaaaaataaaaacagaaaagctctctaagttgaaaacccgaaagggcgacttaggcaaaaatgagcgtctcggtggattgaaaacccgaaagggcggtccaggaaaaagttagagacatgaaaaaatgaatatatatatatatatatatatatatatatatatatatatatatatatatatatatatatatatatatatatatatatatatatatatatatatatatcccgctagattgagtacctcaccctgggaaaatctaggcaaaaattaaggatttggcaagtaattgcatccggacaagactttgttctatagctgtcatctgtcaaagaatctcgctcagtcatcgtcaactgaagcttcaaatacattggattcaaagttggtggagaaatggtcattatgttcaatgtgaccttttttccaatatatcaccaatttcaaatttgtaaagatccatggagtctcaccatttgcggactactgtaacaccccaaaatttgccctcctcattcatgcattcatttttaggtcatttaatatttcatattgcatttcatcatgtcaatcagaatcagatccaagaagcttgaacatcatccaagacactttgtgggttctatccgggtgatcagtcaacatAAGGGAAAGACatgagttacttccaacaggttcaaatggggtctattcatcattcagaaCGCTAATCTTGAAGGCGCAAAAATCTGTTCATGAGTTGTcgtgctcgctaggcgagcagaatggttcgcctagcgaatttgaactgtcatgctcgctaagcgagcagatccttcgctaggcaAAGCCCACACGTTTTGAGAAAAATAACAGAAGGTCATGGGCTTGAGTagccctcatttgagcccaccaagccacggaaatcaggttataaatactagagtttcagtggAACAAAAGGAGAGAAAAAGGGGCGAGAGAAGGAGAGAgacgaactaatctgcagcagcctccagacagctctgaaaagttcactctgactcacacactttttcacctccgcctcacgcaaaccctaacattgctttgcaaacccagccgtgccattcgaTTTTAATCGATCCCTCTgatcaggtttgcccttattcccagtactctatgctttcaatttgaattctctgaatgtatgaggtatcgttaggttttacccacgggtttagatatgcatgaatgtataaaaCAATACTTTAAATGTTtaatcacttaatttctgaaatggAGACCACGAGGTTTGGGGTTTCTGAGatcgtactgttatccatgaagaacccaaaacccgcaggagctcgctagcacctcgctaggcgagcacgcagcaaagcttcgctaagctttcgccAAGCGAAGCAGCAGCAATCGCGACAGCAATTGTTTTTTTCGGTTTGCTCTAATTTGTTTTGTGTTCgtcatggcattgttttctcctaattccatCCAGTTactctaacttgtttgttgagcttttgtgagggctcacatgactttagaagagatggcttgcttggtattccactttatttatgggataccacctggaggtttattccgattacctgtactgactcgctttctttgatgggGCTAGCTTGAGGGATCTCCGGGTTTCTTGTGTCAttagttgctattacttcggatctttatccgtacggtagacctcttgatcccttttacattttttccgcattttaccgctttcttagctggaagacctcgataggaggcaatgttttgtgtgtttacttttgtgcctaaagacctccaagaagaggcaccagtgctaaatacctccatgaagaggcaattgacggataaaagggattagtagtcaatcccccgttattcagggtgtcgttctttaagatcacactaagtgtcgatgcttcagaacaaaagcccaagatcttttgtccggtcggtcagtggagagggttccatctttctaaacccccacgctttgtcatgagctcaccctgtccagggttaagagctatgaggtcttatcctcattacccttttgatctgctcaccctgacgttcaatgtcagtggttaagagcccatttgattacccttccatggcttgtttgtcgaggttgatatgacccctcttgactaaagccctacccatgtatgtttgagcccccttgttggcatgttttctttatgcatgtttgttttgtatggtgtgatcgtctccccataggattcCTAGGGTTCAgatagtctctcgtttgcatgacaattaaggtagcgcagttccttcgtctaggacttcctttttgcatgagcatccctaaaacacaaacaactcattgatttttcttctcctaagaacacgtttactccttctactacaggcgagtaagtctccaaaggtcgagcatccggtagattgcgtagtaacgtcgttcgcccaaaacacaacccttaccccgtagttagccgaactacgacttgctctgattctcatttcagatgagatacgtaggcataagacgcggtgtcttagcgagcacacttatccctaacccataggtagccgagctacgaagattctgattctcatattcagatgagatacgtatgtagtggatgcgacatccgcgcgagtcattttattttgacccctctcttttaataaatagtacattagataaagctgcaccctttagacaagaacaacaagagtggatcccgtagagtactacggatgcgtaggggtgctaataccttcccttcgcataatcgacaCCCGAACCCGAGATTTGGTTGCGAGGCCTTGTCTTTTCGTTTccttttcccaggtttacttcgagcgtttcctttccctcctttgggataaataatgcacagtggcgactcttctgtcttttccttcttcgccggttgttttttcgcactcctatattttttttaggctgcgacagctggcgactctgctggggatatgagTTTCCttaagcgagtccctcctagcttttgtaggtttcttgtttgttgggtgtttattcttttgtacaattatttatttttcagcacttgtgtacatatcattgttgtgTTTGTTGGCTCTGTTCGTTTGTTTGTTTGCGAGAGTGGAATGTTATGTGTGAGATAAGCCCAATACACAGGCCTGAGTGCACTTAGGATTAGCGTGGTTTCACATGCCCTCACGTTCCGTCTCGGTCCGATGTTGGAATATGAAAACACAATTTAGATGTGGATCTTTCTAGAGAATTTTGTGCTGTGGATCTCTTACAGTGCCAGAGCTATCTAGGAGAACCATTAAGTCTGGATGACCTTTACCTGACTTTCATGGGAACTTGGCTGAGACACTCCTCTTATAGTGGTAATGCCAAACCGGAAACGATGGACGTATTATTACTATTCGGCCTGAGAGTCCGTGATATCAATGTCTCTACCCTTTAGCCTCCGCATGTGAGCTGGGTGGGTTGTTTACAGGTGTGCAGGAACCCTTGACCTCATCATACCCTGATATCTGATACCTGGTACCTGATCATCATGGTTCTTTTTCCTGGATCCGAACTTCTGGCACTGGTTTTATTTGTGGATTTGAACCTTTAAACCTGCATACCCGGACTGCCGACCTTTGAGGACTTCTTCACAGAGAACAGCTCGTGGTTCAGTATGTGGCCGGAGCCGGTCACATGtcctttgcattgcataacatcatctgcatatttgcatccaacatctcatgcttattcatttgcagggtcTTCCCTTTCTCGGTTTGGTTTGGCTGATCTGTGCTTATTATGGAGGCTCCTAGGAAGAGTAATGTGACCTATCATTTCATCGATACCAAGATCGGCCCATTGCATCAGATAAAAGCTTTgattactcctgaccatgtgggTTTATTCCAGGATACTTATGGCAACATCTTGCCTACGGTTGAAGACTTGGATGCTTCTCAGAGGAGTCTGATACATACTTGCttgcagttttatgatcctcaGTTGCGTTGTTTCACTTTTCAGGATTTCCAGTTGGCTCCTTTATTGGAAGAGTATGGTATGATCTTGGGTGTTCCTCTACAACATTGTGTCTCTTTCAACTCCGATATACCTCCACTAGAGCGTAAGGATATTGCTAAGGCTCTTCATCTGGAAGTGTTTGTTGTAAAGGAAAATCTCTCTTCTAAGGGAGGTCTATCTGGTTTCCATCTGGATTTTTTGGTAGACAAAGCCGAAGAGTGTGCTGCTCAAGGCAATTGGGAGGCTGTGTGTGCTCTGTTAGCATTGAGTGTCTATGGTATTATGTTATTCGCCGATGAACCGAAGTTCGTGAGTATGAGTGTTATTCATATCTTTCTGCTAAAGAACCTGATTCCCACCCTTCTTGGTGATTTCTATTTTTCGGTGCACAATAAGAATGAGAAGAGACGAGGGAGATTGGTCAGATGTTGCGCTCCATTGTTCCATAAGTGGCTCGTGGGGCACTTGCCAAATGACGATGCTTTTCTGAATCCGCATCAAGCCAGGAATTGGGCTAGAAGGTTGGTTGTCTTGACTGCTAAAGACATCAGATGGTGTAATAAGAACACCAAAGGTGGCGATTTTGTGGTTAGCTATGGGAAATACCCTAATGTACCATTGTTGGGTATGAAGGGTTGTATCAAATATAACCCGATTCTTTTGAGAAGACAGTTAGGGTATGCCTTGACTCACGCTCCTAAGGATCAAGATCTGGTGGAATCTTTCTACTTCCCAATGCAAGATAATCTAAAACTGGAGGAATATTCAGACTAAAGGTGCTACTGTCTATGGAAAGTGTAACAACATCTCTTCTTCCCAGTATGATAGTTGGTTGCGAGAAAGAGCTCAGATTACTCTTCTACCTTTCTCTATGGGAGAACCATCTGATCCGGTTATTGTTGAGTCTGTCAGCATGGTTGAGTACAACAGTTTGAAGCAAGAAAAGGGAAAAGTCGATAAGTTGAATGCGAAGCTGAGTGAAGGCCTCAGGAAAACTTTGTGCACTAAGAAAGAAGCTGAGAGAGAAGTTCAAAGATTGAATGAGATGCAAAGACAAAGCAATGAGAGGATTGCTGAAGATGCTGATTATATCCGTAAAGTCTGTTCAGGTGAAGATATACTGAAGAAAGCTTGCAAGGCTGCTAAGGAGCAGTTAGGAAGAGCTGAATATAGGCTTATTGAGCGCCAGCAAAGGTGGGAAGAATTGTCTGATCGCCGAAGACAGGTTGAGATAGAAATCAGAGCAGAAAATGAGCGGTTGAAGAGTAGGGAGAACGAGCAGCATGAAGCACTTCGATTGGCTGAACAAGAGATCGTCGAACTAAAGGTTCGAGCAGGGGTCAAGAGAACAAAAGAACAAGACAAGTACAGGAAATTGGAAGAAGCGGTCAAAACGAGGAATTTGTTGATTCAAGGCCTTACAGAACACCCTAATGACCCGGTTACAGAGGCGCTTCTTAAGGAAGTTCGGGAAGATTCGTTTGGGCTAGATGTTTGACTCCTTTTGTTTTTGTAGAGTTCACCATCAGGTTTGTTGATGGGTTCTCATTTCTGTGTTCGTCGCTCTCAGAACAGCTTGTATTTTGACTATGAATCCTTTCAGACGTTTCATTCTCTTTGATTATTTCGTATGTGACCAAAGCTTCTTATCACCTCTCCTCGATATTGTTATTTGCGCGTTCGATTGTTGTTGTACACGTTGTTCTGGAAGGTCAAACCGGAATTGAgaagggggggccttaaaattgaataagcagcgcatcgcataccaagcatattaacccttgtttgttttgcaggtgtcaccgcagtgtctaataTCCATTCCCTATTtcaggcattattggtcccaagcgagtccacaggtacccgacaaaggaaaatcgtccgcaactagcaatggaccaggtacagaaagagctggcagatatgcgtgaaaggatggatcagttcatgacattgatgactggtatggcaaaaggccaggaa is a window of Lathyrus oleraceus cultivar Zhongwan6 chromosome 6, CAAS_Psat_ZW6_1.0, whole genome shotgun sequence DNA encoding:
- the LOC127096397 gene encoding uncharacterized protein LOC127096397; protein product: MEAPRKSNVTYHFIDTKIGPLHQIKALITPDHVGLFQDTYGNILPTVEDLDASQRSLIHTCLQFYDPQLRCFTFQDFQLAPLLEEYGMILGVPLQHCVSFNSDIPPLERKDIAKALHLEVFVVKENLSSKGGLSGFHLDFLVDKAEECAAQGNWEAVCALLALSVYGIMLFADEPKFVSMSVIHIFLLKNLIPTLLGDFYFSVHNKNEKRRGRLVRCCAPLFHKWLVGHLPNDDAFLNPHQARNWARRLVVLTAKDIRWCNKNTKGGDFVVSYGKYPNVPLLGMKGCIKYNPILLRRQLGYALTHAPKDQDLVESFYFPMQDNLKLEEYSD
- the LOC127096398 gene encoding uncharacterized protein LOC127096398 — protein: MGEPSDPVIVESVSMVEYNSLKQEKGKVDKLNAKLSEGLRKTLCTKKEAEREVQRLNEMQRQSNERIAEDADYIRKVCSGEDILKKACKAAKEQLGRAEYRLIERQQRWEELSDRRRQVEIEIRAENERLKSRENEQHEALRLAEQEIVELKVRAGVKRTKEQDKYRKLEEAVKTRNLLIQGLTEHPNDPVTEALLKEVREDSFGLDV